The nucleotide sequence ccccaggaccccccaaatcccgccATCCGACTGCTGCAGAACTCGAGCGCTGCCGCGTCCTGTGAGTGTCCTCGGGGAAAAGCGGGAgctcccccaggaccccccaaaatccctcaGGGCCTCCCAAACACCCCAAAGTGCCCCCCAGACCTTGGCCCAGTCCAgcgcagctccagctgctgctttactcccaacagcccagctctgaatCGCCCCCCTAAATCCCCTCTAAatgccccaaaatcccccccgggcccccccaaatcccctcaggacccccccaaagcGCCTGCAGACCTTGGCCCAGTCGGGGCGCAGCTCCAGCGTGCGCTCGGCGTCCGCCAGCGCTTTGTCGTAGTCGCCGGCCCGGGCGTGTGCGGCCGAGCGGTTGCTGAACAGCAGGTGGTTGTTGGGGTCCAGGGCGATGGCGGCCGAGTAGTGCCGGACggcccccccaaaatcccccgCGGCCAGAGCGCGGTTCCCCCGCTCCTTCAGCTCCTGCGCCTGCAACGGCAACGGGACGGGTTACAGCAGGGCTGCGGGTGGGGGGAAATGGGTAGAAATGGGGTGGAAACGGGGACAAATCGGGGGGAAACGGGGTGAACGGGACATGGGACGGGTTACAGCGCGGCTGCGGGTCCGGGGGGGAagcggggggaaatggggagaaataGGGGGGCAAATGGGGGAAACGGGACCAGTTACAGCGCGGCTGCAGGTCTGGGGGAGAAACGGGGAGAAATAAGGGGTGAAACAGCGCAGGTTACAGCATGGCTGCAGGTCCTGCGggggaaatgcagagaaataGGGGAGAAATGGGGCAAATGGGGCAGAAACGGGGAAAACAGGACGGGTTACAGCGTGGTGCGGGTCcaggggggaaatggggagaaacgggggggaaatgggggaaacaGGATGGGTTACAGCGCGGCTGCAGGTCCTgtgggggaaatggggagaaactgggggggaaatgggggggttACCCTGCTGCTCCAGGTCCTGCACCTCATGGGGAAACGGGGAAATGGGGGGGAataaggggggggggggaggtaATGGGGGGGAAACGTGAGAGAGGGGAAGAGGTGGAAATgggggagagaagaagaaatgagaaagaaaaacgggggagaaaaaggggcacaaagaagagaaagagccGAGGAAGAGACAGAAGAGATAAAGGGACACGAGAGACACACAAAACGAGAAAATGGAGAAAgtaaaataggaaagaaacaggtgtaaggaaaagaacaaaagacaCGGGggaagcaggaaaaggaaaagaggcacgagcacaaaaggaaaagcagcaggtgaCGAATAGAAATGTGTGAGAGAAACAGGGATAAGGAAACAAACAGCGTGGCAAGAAAAATAGAACCGTAACGGACCATCAAAACACAAGAGGGTGAATAAAAAAAACACCCGTGAGGCAGACGAAGAGATGAGGAAGGTGAAGGAGCCCAGGGGGAGGAAGGCCCAGGAAAGGGGGACGAGACGGGGGAGGAACAGGAGGGGccagaacaacaaaaactggggagggagaggatggcaggaagatgttGGGGTCCCCAGAGACCCCCCGACCATCATCAGACCCCCCAGGGAACCCCCGACACCCCCAAcccctcagggaccccccaaacaccctgataccctcagggaccccccaacccctcagggaccccccagacccccccaacccctcagGGACCCCCTAGGCCCCCCCGACCCCTCAGGGACCCCCTAGACCCCCCCGACCCctccgggaccccccccccagacccccccaacccctcaggaaccccccaaacaccctgataccctcagggaccccccagacccccccgaccgctcagggaccccccccagacccccccaacccctccgGGACCCCCTAGACCCCCCCGAcaccccccccagaccccccaacccctcaggaaccccccagggaccccccgaccccccccaaacacccgataccctcagggaccccccaacgTCCCCCAGCCCCCTCAGGGACCCTCAGACCCGCCCCAGCCCCACTCCAGGACCCCATAACCCCCCCTGGACGCCCCGCCGACCCCTCAAcgaccccccagaccccccgaCCCCCTCACGAAGCCCCGAGACCCCTCAgggccccccaggccccgctCCGGGACCCCGAACCCCCTCAGCGGGACCCCggacccccccagggccccccgcACTCCCTGCCcgcctccccccggccccccactccccccattTTCCCGCATTTTCCCGCATTTTCCCCGTTTCCCGCTCCCGTCACCTCCTCCATGGCCGCAGCTCCGCTCCCGCCGCGGACGCGCCGCCTTCTGGAAGCTGCTAGAAGCCTctggccccgcccaccggcGCCCCATTGGCCGCCggcccctcccgcccgcccccgcgcgCGCTCCCATTGGCCGCCGGCCGCGGTCCCCGCTCCCCATTGGCCGAAGTGGGAAAGCGAGGCCCGCCTACCCCGCCGGAAGCCGGGCGGGAAGGCCCCGCCCTTCCCGCCGATTGGTCGCGACGGCCGGCGCCGGGCAGCCATTGGCCGccaccctccctccctcctggaATTTTCCGCCTCTCCCATTGGCCGTGAGCGGTGACAATCacggaggggagggggggggggggaaagagcGGCGAGGGGGGAGCGCGCCGCCTGGCGGCGGGGAGGTGTCAGCGCCACAcgcggctgcggggcggggctggcggaaagggggcggggcttgtgcggaggggcggggctggcggaaaggggcggggcttgtgcggaggggcggggctggcggaaaggggcggggcttgCACTGGGGACCCAAGACACGCCCTTCCCCCCCCCattcccgaacgcctgggtccccttgggGAGGACACATGTGACCCCAGCATGACCCCGGTGACCTTCCAGTGACACCCGCGCGCCCCCCACGTCCTCGTGTGAACCCACGTGCGAGgcctcctgtccccccatgaccccatgaccccccatgaccccatGACCCCCCGTGACCCCATGACCCCCCGTCGCTgcccgggggacccaggcgtccgggaatGAGGCGCGGGCGGGAAAAGGAGCCGCTGGGtttattgggggggggggacacggtgggggGGCCCCTCGGCCCTTTTGGGTCCGTTTGTCCTGATTTTGGTCCTTTTTCCCCCAATTCCAAcagctggggcggggggaggggtgAAGGCACCTggcgtgggggggggggggtgataCACACGGACCCAcaggttgggggggggggggggagccccggacgcctgggtccccacacatccccgcatcccccccagccccgtggcccggacgcctgggtcctcctgGAGGTCAcggcggggggcgggaggggtcccggacgccggggtcctccccacccccccccacccaaaaaccccccagctcctgcccccaATCCGCCTTTTCTCCCCCCGAAACGCCTTAAAAAAGCCCAAACGCCCCAgaacggggcgggggggggaggggaccCCAGGGCCCGGGAACCCCCAACGCCTTCCGAGGGTCCCCGGAGCGCGTGCGTGCGGGGGGGGGCGCCCGCTagggcgggcagggccgccccccggggagcggcgccccccccgcccctccccccgcgcCGCGCGCGCCGgccggggggaggggcggggggaggggcggcgggcgcggcgggaACACGGTGCGGACGCCGCCGCCCTCGGCGGGGCGCAGCGCGCGCAGCGCcagcgccgccccgccccccgcgcccgcctTCCGCGgcgccgcccctccccccgcgccgccccgcccccccctccgccgccgccaccAGCCGCCCAGCGCCCCCAGCAGCGCCCCGCCCCCcacggccgccgccgccgccgccaaggggggggtggggggcgcggggggcggcggcgaggggggggcgggggggggcggcgcggcgcccGCGCGGCCCTGCGCGCACTGCGGGGGGGCGCCGGCGGGCGGCTGCAGCGGCGCCAGGCACACGCGGtaggcggcggcgggggccaGCCCCCCCAGCTCGTACTGCCCGCGCTCCCCCGCCACCAGCGTCTCCGTCacccccgccgcgccgcgccgcgcccAGCTCAGCCGCAGCGTCAccccgggcggggccggcggccaGCGCACCCGCAGCGCCCCCCCGGGCGCGCCCGCCACGCGCAGCCCCCCCGCGgccgggggctgcccggggggggggggcggggagtgCCCGGGGGGGGGCgccgggggctgcccgggggggaccggggggtgcccgggggggggcgccggggggtgcccggggggggCCGCGCCCAGCCCGGGGGGCGCACACGCGTCCATCTCCCCGCGCAGGTCGCGCACCGGGACGCCGCGCAGCCGGGGGGGGCtctggcacagcagcccccGCACCTCGAGCGCGCGCGGCGCCCGGCGCAGCCAGTCCCGCAGCCACGCCAGGTTGCAGCCGCACGCCCAGGGGTTGTTGCGCAGCCCCAGGCTCCGCAGGCTGCCCAGGTCGTCGAACGCGCCGCGCGGCAGCGTCGTCAGGTTGTTGTCCGACAGGTCCAGGCGCTCCAGCCGGCGCAGCCGCGCCAGCGAGCCCGGCGGCACGTGGCTGATGGCGTTGGCCGCCAGCGACAGGCGCCGCAGCTTCTCGCGCGGCAGCTCGGGCGGCGCCGCCAGCGCGTTGCGGCCCAGCGACAGCTCGCTCAGGTTCTCCAGGCGGCTGAACGTGTCGTCCGCCATGCGCTGGTTGGCCAGCAGGTTCCCGTCCAGCACCAGGCGCCGCAGCGCCGGCAGCCCCTGGAAGGCGCGCAGCGGGATGGTGCTGATGCGGTTGTCGTCCAGCCGCAGCTCCTCCAGCGCCGGCGGCAGCCCGGCCGGGACGCTGCTCAGGTGGTTGCGCGACAGGAACAGCAGCCGCAGCCGCCGGTTCTCGGCGAACGCGTCCTCCTCGATGGCGGCGGCCGACACCGAGTTGTCGTCCAGGTGCAGGCGCTCGAGCAGCGGCGCCCGCGCCAGCGCCCGGCGGCACAGCCCGCGCACGTTGTTGTCCTGCAGGTGCAGCTCCCGCAGCGCCGGCGGCAGGTGCTCGGGCAGCCGCTCCAGCGCGTTGGCGTACAGGTACAGCACCTTCAGCTGCCACAGCCGCGCCAGGCGCGGCGGGATGCCGGCGTCGGCGATGCGGTTGTTCTGCAGGAACAGGGTGGTGGCGCCGGGCGGGAGCCCCTCGGGAACGGCCGTGAGGCCGCGGTCGTTGCAGTAAACGCGGCCGCCGGCGCAGCGGCAGACGGACGGACAGGGGGACgccggcggcagcagcggcagcagcgccAGCGGCACCTTCAGCAGCTTCGGCAGCCGCGGCGCCGGCGCCTTGGGCATCGGCGGCATCGGCGCCTTCGGCAGCGCCACCGCCTTGGTCGCCACCGTCGCCATCGTCACCTTCATCGCCGTCGTCACCCGCGTCGCCGTCGTCACCATCGTCGCCTTGATCACCGTCATCAGCGTCGTCACCCGCATCACCGTCATCACCCGCATCACCTTGACCATCGTCGTCGCCGTCGTCACCATCGTCACCTTGATCACCCTCATCACCGTCGTCACCCTCATCGCCCTGAGCGCCGTCGGCGCCGTCGGCGCCTTTGTTGCCATCATCGCCATCGTCAGCATCATCATCTTCGTCACCATCTTTGCCACCGTCGCCACCGTTGTCACCGCCATTGTCACCACCGCCACCATCGTCACCGTCGTCGCCACCAAAGGGAAGAGGGaagtggggggagggggggagggggaggggggagggggggccatggggggaggaggggacggAGGGGTCCTGCGGAGGTGGGGGAGGGGGTGAGGGACCCAGGCGGCCGGGGCCTGCACCCCCCGCCAATGACGGCTATAGGGACCCCccataagggacccaggcgtccgggtgccgAACCCCCCTCTGACCCCATATACAAGGCAGGgatgccccccagcccccccaacacaggacccaggcgtccggggcctGCACCCCCCGATGGTGTCTatagggacccaggcgtccggggcctGCACCCCCCGATGGTGTCTatagggacccaggcgtccggggcctGCACCCCCCGATGGTGTCTatagggacccaggcgtccggggcctGCACCCCCCGATGGTGTCTatagggacccaggcgtccggggcctGCACCCCCCGATGGTGTCTatagggacccaggcgtccggggcctGCACCCCCCGATGGTGTCTatagggacccaggcgtccggggcctGCACCCCCCGATGGTGTCTatagggacccaggcgtccggggcctGCACCCCCCGATGGTGTCTGtagggacccaggcatccggggccTGCACCCCCCGATGGTGTCTatagggacccaggcgtccggggcctGCACCCCCCGATGGTGTCTatagggacccaggcgtccggggcctGCACCCCCCGATGGTGTCTatagggacccaggcgtccggggcctGCACCCCCCGATGGTGTCTatagggacccaggcgtccggggcctGCACCCCCCGATGGTGTCTatagggacccaggcgtccggggcctGCACCCCCCGATGGTGTCTatagggacccaggcgtccggggcctGCACCCCCCGATGGTGTCTatagggacccaggcgtccggggcctGCACCCCCCGATGGTGTCTGtagggacccaggcatccggggccTGCACCCCCCGATGGTGTCTatagggacccaggcgtccggggcctGCACCCCCCGATGGTGTCTatagggacccaggcgtccggggcctGCACCCCCCGATGGTGTCTatagggacccaggcgtccggggcctGCACCCCCCGATGGTGTCTatagggacccaggcgtccggggcctGCACCCCCCGATGGTGTCTatagggacccaggcgtccggggcctGCACCCCCCGATGGTGTCTGtagggacccaggcatccggggccTGCACCCCCCGATGGTGTCTatagggacccaggcgtccggggcctGCACCCCCCGATGGTGTCTatagggacccaggcgtccggggcctGCACCCCCCGATGGTGTCTatagggacccaggcgtccggggcctGCACCCCCCGATGGTGTCTatagggacccaggcgtccggggcctGCACCCCCCGATGGTGTCTatagggacccaggcgtccggggcctGCACCCCCCGATGGTGTCTatagggacccaggcgtccggggcctGCACCCCCCGATGGTGTCTatagggacccaggcgtccggggcctGCACCCCCCGATGGTGTCTatagggacccaggcgtccggggcctGCACCCCCCGATGGTGTCTATAGGGACCCGGGCGTGCGGGTGCTGCCCCCaaccccccactgcccccatATACAGGGCAGGGACCCTCCAAGCCCCTCCCCCCacgggggacccaggcgtccgggcgtgggggaggggccgggcccTACCTGTGTCCCCCCTCGTGCGACGGGTCCTCGTGCGACGGGTCCTCGTGCGACGGGTCCTCGTGCGAGAGCCGCTGCTACCGGGTCCGGAGCTCCATGGCCCCCCCGCACCGGGGGGGCCGcctgggggggagggggcgtgaggggggggagggggatcCCAGTGCCACACGAGCCCTCGCGCcaggacccaggcgtctgggggggacccaggcgtccgggggggacccaggtgttcgggggggacccaggcgtccgggcctcctcctccccgcccaGGGGCCAATTACCGGCGCCGCTAAGGAACGGACTCTAATTAGCAGCAGCTCGTTAGGTGACAACCCcgcccttcccccccccccggaCCCTcgtgccccagggacccccttGCATCAGCCCCGGCCACGTGACCCGCCCCCCCagcaggggacccaggcgtccgggtggtGCCCCTCCCCCCACCGGGTgctggggggctcgggggggggttgggggcgATTTGGGGGCCCGCGGGGGGGGCAGTGgcttccccggacgcctgggtcccctcccgtCTGCCTGGGCCCCTCCCCCCgctggagcatccctgggtacgggggggggttggggagccgggggggttttgggggttgggggggacGTGGGAGACTcgggggggggtcccatggAGGGGGGGGGTTCaggctcccggacgcctgggtcctttcctCACaccctcccggacgcctgggtccctccccggatgcctgggtccctccccccggctggagcatccctgggtacggggcgggggggcggttTCGGGGTCTCCGGGGGGGGGTTCAtggtgggggaggggggggatgggccccgctccccgccgcccgcgcccctccccccaccccgggccGGGGACCGCGGCGCggggggagggggctgggggggcgggggggggctgggggggcccggggggggggtGCGGCCCTTACCGGGGTCGGTACCGGCGGCCGCGCTCGGG is from Caloenas nicobarica isolate bCalNic1 unplaced genomic scaffold, bCalNic1.hap1 Scaffold_1519, whole genome shotgun sequence and encodes:
- the FLRT1 gene encoding leucine-rich repeat transmembrane protein FLRT1 → MVAVVTMAVTTVATVAKMVTKMMMLTMAMMATKAPTAPTALRAMRVTTVMRVIKVTMVTTATTMVKVMRVMTVMRVTTLMTVIKATMVTTATRVTTAMKVTMATVATKAVALPKAPMPPMPKAPAPRLPKLLKVPLALLPLLPPASPCPSVCRCAGGRVYCNDRGLTAVPEGLPPGATTLFLQNNRIADAGIPPRLARLWQLKVLYLYANALERLPEHLPPALRELHLQDNNVRGLCRRALARAPLLERLHLDDNSVSAAAIEEDAFAENRRLRLLFLSRNHLSSVPAGLPPALEELRLDDNRISTIPLRAFQGLPALRRLVLDGNLLANQRMADDTFSRLENLSELSLGRNALAAPPELPREKLRRLSLAANAISHVPPGSLARLRRLERLDLSDNNLTTLPRGAFDDLGSLRSLGLRNNPWACGCNLAWLRDWLRRAPRALEVRGLLCQSPPRLRGVPVRDLRGEMDACAPPGLGAAPPGHPPAPPPGHPPVPPGQPPAPPPGHSPPPPPGQPPAAGGLRVAGAPGGALRVRWPPAPPGVTLRLSWARRGAAGVTETLVAGERGQYELGGLAPAAAYRVCLAPLQPPAGAPPQCAQGRAGAAPPPPAPPSPPPPAPPTPPLAAAAAAVGGGALLGALGGWWRRRRGGRGGAGGGAAPRKAGAGGGAALALRALRPAEGGGVRTVFPPRPPPLPPPLPPAGARGAGGGAGGAPLPGGRPCPP